A genomic window from Bacteroidota bacterium includes:
- a CDS encoding HDIG domain-containing protein, which translates to MSRISDYIAKLGERDSRMMKGGIFFLFVFLIALMFPSGESIEADYHVGTIWTDKDLIAPFLFPIYKEERDYQQERAAAAQNVHKVFEEDVAVSHSSIDSLEKFFNELQAVLDTRAALFRQREFFQKNKRANGRERAVDSAALSGRIRNIPVSITASEWETLQRLRFADAFPNNPRYQFSLRRLRRDVLLVVNEMYLQGILNVRKESVGSGITIALRRRTDEQITPISKFLDVDDLGRGVQQTFISGYKKENDTVSIAVKIALSFLSPNIIFQKDQTDKEIAIAMDEVPRTVGIVQENERIVATHERITDDVKLKLDSLRKAKAERGADINKVTTFAGKWLQIFAISFLFGIYLYLFRKRIFHDNSKILLIALIVLFEALLAYLTLRISADAPIELLIIVPAASMLLAIIFDSRVAYYCTVTMAFIVAGIRGNDYSIAFYSVIAGSLAVYTVRDIKHRTQIFRSIIFIFLGYLVSITAMSLERYDTLTSLVNQLTMAAANAVFSPVLTYGLLIFFERSFHITTDLTLLELSDFNQPLLRELSQKAPGTFNHSLNMGALAESAAEAIGANSTLARVGAYYHDIGKITKPSMFVENQLGAINRHEKFSPKFSARVIAAHIKDGVTLGQEYGLPAAVTDFIPMHHGTTKIGFFYEQAMRKKDNFETIDEDDFRYPGPKPQTRETGIVMLADAVEAATRSIDNPTVQKIEERIDELIKARFMEGQLDECDLTLRDLTRIKISFAKILTGIYHSRMQYPEQRPGPPEPGLQEDNPVPIKKENPDVPLTRPRRRPAGKRPKQ; encoded by the coding sequence ATGAGTAGGATCTCCGATTACATAGCAAAGCTGGGAGAACGGGACAGCAGGATGATGAAAGGGGGAATTTTTTTCCTCTTTGTGTTCCTCATCGCTTTGATGTTTCCGAGCGGCGAATCGATCGAAGCCGATTATCACGTCGGTACGATCTGGACCGACAAAGACCTCATCGCCCCCTTCCTTTTCCCGATCTACAAGGAGGAGCGGGATTATCAGCAGGAACGAGCCGCCGCGGCCCAGAACGTCCACAAGGTTTTTGAGGAGGATGTCGCCGTTTCGCACAGCAGCATCGACTCGCTTGAAAAATTCTTCAACGAGCTCCAAGCGGTCCTCGACACCCGCGCCGCACTTTTCCGACAGCGGGAGTTCTTCCAAAAGAACAAGCGGGCGAACGGCAGAGAACGCGCCGTCGACTCGGCGGCCTTGAGCGGCCGCATCCGGAACATCCCCGTCAGCATTACTGCAAGCGAGTGGGAGACGCTGCAGCGTCTCCGGTTCGCCGACGCATTCCCGAACAATCCCCGCTATCAGTTCTCGCTCCGGCGGCTTCGCCGGGACGTGCTGCTGGTGGTGAACGAGATGTACCTCCAGGGAATTCTCAACGTTCGCAAGGAGTCGGTCGGCTCCGGCATCACCATCGCCCTTCGCAGGCGGACCGACGAGCAAATAACCCCGATCAGCAAATTTCTCGACGTCGACGACCTCGGCCGCGGCGTCCAGCAGACCTTCATCTCCGGTTACAAAAAAGAAAATGACACCGTGTCGATCGCGGTGAAGATCGCACTTTCGTTCCTATCGCCGAACATTATTTTCCAGAAAGACCAGACGGATAAAGAGATCGCCATCGCGATGGATGAAGTACCGCGGACCGTCGGGATCGTCCAGGAAAATGAGCGCATCGTCGCGACGCACGAACGCATCACGGACGACGTAAAGCTCAAGCTCGATTCGCTCCGCAAAGCGAAGGCGGAGCGCGGCGCCGATATCAATAAAGTGACGACCTTCGCCGGAAAATGGCTGCAAATTTTCGCCATCTCGTTCTTGTTCGGAATCTATCTCTACCTCTTCCGCAAGCGGATCTTCCACGACAACTCAAAGATCCTGCTGATAGCGCTCATCGTATTGTTCGAAGCGCTGCTGGCGTACCTTACGCTCCGCATCAGCGCGGACGCCCCGATCGAACTGCTCATCATCGTCCCGGCCGCCTCGATGCTGCTCGCTATCATCTTCGATTCGCGGGTGGCGTACTATTGCACGGTGACGATGGCGTTTATCGTTGCGGGCATCCGGGGAAACGATTATTCGATCGCTTTTTACTCCGTCATCGCCGGCTCGCTGGCGGTCTATACGGTGAGGGACATCAAGCACCGGACGCAGATCTTCCGCTCGATCATTTTTATTTTTCTCGGTTACCTTGTCTCGATCACAGCGATGTCGCTCGAGCGCTACGACACGCTCACTTCCCTGGTCAATCAACTGACCATGGCGGCCGCAAATGCCGTTTTCTCCCCCGTGCTGACGTACGGGTTGCTGATTTTCTTTGAACGTTCCTTCCATATCACCACCGATTTGACGCTGCTCGAGCTGTCGGACTTCAATCAACCTCTGTTGAGGGAGTTGTCGCAAAAAGCTCCCGGCACATTCAACCACAGCCTGAATATGGGGGCGCTCGCGGAATCCGCGGCGGAAGCGATCGGCGCAAACTCAACGCTCGCCCGCGTCGGCGCTTATTACCACGACATCGGGAAAATCACCAAGCCGTCGATGTTCGTCGAGAACCAGCTCGGGGCCATAAACCGGCACGAAAAATTCAGCCCGAAGTTCAGCGCGCGGGTGATCGCCGCACACATCAAAGACGGCGTGACGCTGGGACAGGAATACGGACTGCCCGCCGCGGTCACCGATTTCATCCCGATGCATCACGGCACGACGAAGATCGGTTTCTTCTACGAACAGGCGATGCGCAAAAAGGACAATTTCGAGACCATCGATGAAGACGACTTCCGCTATCCCGGCCCGAAACCGCAGACAAGAGAGACGGGGATCGTGATGCTCGCCGATGCGGTGGAGGCGGCGACACGGTCGATCGACAATCCGACCGTTCAAAAGATTGAAGAACGGATCGACGAACTCATCAAAGCTCGTTTCATGGAAGGACAGCTCGACGAATGCGACCTGACGCTCCGCGACCTGACGCGCATCAAAATCAGCTTTGCAAAGATCCTCACCGGCATCTATCATTCCCGCATGCAATATCCGGAGCAACGGCCGGGGCCTCCCGAGCCGGGGCTGCAGGAAGATAATCCTGTCCCAATCAAAAAAGAGAATCCTGATGTCCCGCTTACGCGACCCCGCCGCCGTCCGGCCGGCAAACGCCCGAAGCAGTAA
- the xerD gene encoding site-specific tyrosine recombinase XerD has product MKSDIEKFFRFLQLEKSLAANSIEAYRHDIDRYAAFLESQRINSAEKVRADDVGAFIRELHQLGLSSRSIARNLSAVKSFHKFLLGEKLASADPAQSIDLPKRGKFLPDVLSVGEINKIIEATSQKKEDEKKLWIRDRAILETLYATGMRVSELTDLKQSNVFFDDELVRVFGKGSKERLIPIGKPALDWMRKYQTEVRGKLAGSHAGNNAVFLNWRGKSLTRAAVWNIVKEYARIARIEKEVHPHTFRHSFATHLLEGGADLRAVQEMLGHADISTTQIYTHIDREFVKAEHRKFHPRG; this is encoded by the coding sequence ATGAAGTCCGACATAGAAAAGTTTTTCCGGTTCCTGCAGCTTGAAAAAAGTCTCGCCGCAAACTCCATCGAGGCCTATCGGCACGACATCGACCGGTATGCCGCATTTCTTGAATCGCAGCGTATCAATTCGGCGGAAAAGGTCCGGGCGGACGACGTCGGCGCATTCATCCGGGAATTGCACCAGCTCGGACTCTCCTCCAGGAGCATCGCACGCAACCTCTCCGCCGTCAAAAGTTTTCACAAATTCCTCCTCGGAGAAAAACTCGCCTCCGCCGATCCGGCACAAAGCATCGACCTTCCAAAACGGGGAAAATTTCTTCCCGACGTCCTGAGTGTCGGCGAGATCAACAAGATCATCGAAGCAACGTCGCAAAAAAAAGAAGACGAAAAAAAGCTGTGGATCAGGGACCGGGCGATTCTAGAAACCTTGTATGCGACCGGAATGCGAGTCTCGGAATTAACCGACTTGAAACAATCGAACGTCTTCTTCGACGACGAGTTGGTGCGCGTCTTCGGCAAAGGTTCGAAGGAGCGGCTGATCCCGATCGGAAAACCGGCATTGGACTGGATGCGGAAATATCAGACGGAAGTGAGGGGAAAACTTGCAGGCTCGCACGCCGGCAACAACGCGGTCTTTCTCAACTGGCGAGGCAAATCGCTCACCCGGGCCGCGGTGTGGAACATTGTGAAGGAATATGCGCGCATCGCACGGATCGAGAAGGAAGTCCATCCGCATACATTCCGGCACTCGTTTGCCACCCATCTCCTTGAAGGCGGAGCCGACCTTCGCGCCGTGCAGGAGATGCTCGGCCATGCGGATATTTCAACGACGCAGATCTACACGCATATCGACCGGGAATTTGTCAAAGCCGAGCACAGGAAGTTTCATCCGAGAGGATGA
- a CDS encoding aspartate-semialdehyde dehydrogenase — translation MREYNVVVAGATGMVGRKMIQVLEERDFPVKQLIPLASSRSAGQKVKFKGSNVRVEELTHEVLSQNNIELALFSAGASVSKEFAPTAAMHGTLVIDNSSAFRMEPDIPLVVPEVNPKKIFDHVGIIANPNCSTIQMVVALKPLHDRFKIKRIVVSTYQSVTGAGKKGYDQLMKELNKEEIVAKKFPYQISFNCLPHIDDFQDDGYSKEEVKMMKETQKIMGDDSIKVTATCVRVPVIGGHSESVNVEFEKPYDLVEVREILRKAQGVVVQDDPKDKQYPMPIWAYDKDEVFVGRLRRDESVKSGLNMWIVSDNIRKGAATNAVQIAEAWIAGKQD, via the coding sequence ATGAGGGAGTATAATGTCGTCGTTGCCGGCGCCACCGGCATGGTCGGAAGAAAAATGATCCAAGTGCTGGAAGAGCGGGACTTTCCCGTGAAGCAGCTCATCCCCCTTGCCTCGAGCCGGTCGGCAGGGCAAAAAGTGAAGTTCAAAGGATCGAATGTCCGCGTCGAAGAGCTGACGCATGAAGTTCTTTCCCAGAACAACATCGAGCTGGCGCTCTTTTCCGCGGGAGCTTCGGTCAGCAAGGAATTCGCTCCGACGGCGGCCATGCACGGAACGCTCGTCATCGACAACAGCAGCGCGTTCCGCATGGAACCGGACATTCCGCTCGTTGTGCCGGAAGTCAACCCGAAAAAAATTTTCGACCACGTCGGGATCATTGCCAACCCGAACTGTTCGACCATCCAGATGGTCGTTGCCCTCAAGCCGCTGCACGACCGCTTCAAAATAAAGCGCATCGTCGTCTCGACGTACCAATCCGTGACAGGCGCAGGAAAAAAAGGGTACGACCAGCTGATGAAAGAATTGAACAAGGAGGAGATCGTCGCGAAGAAATTTCCATACCAGATCTCGTTCAACTGCCTCCCCCACATCGACGACTTCCAGGATGACGGCTACTCGAAGGAAGAGGTCAAGATGATGAAAGAGACGCAGAAGATCATGGGGGATGATTCGATCAAGGTGACGGCGACGTGCGTGCGCGTACCTGTTATCGGCGGCCACAGCGAATCGGTGAACGTCGAATTCGAAAAACCGTATGACCTTGTAGAGGTGCGGGAGATCCTGCGCAAAGCCCAGGGAGTCGTCGTGCAGGATGACCCGAAAGACAAACAGTATCCGATGCCGATTTGGGCATACGACAAAGACGAGGTGTTTGTGGGACGGCTGAGACGGGATGAATCGGTGAAGAGCGGCCTGAACATGTGGATCGTTTCGGACAACATCCGCAAGGGGGCGGCGACGAACGCCGTCCAGATCGCCGAGGCCTGGATCGCCGGAAAGCAGGATTAG
- a CDS encoding TonB-dependent receptor: MRSILVFIAFLISANWLFGQTGLQPEKGAGDQNSQPGGKIFARPVQILSSEENGMPAAGILSPEKPRNDADEPPADEGRMQFRVSVNDADGNAPIELARVALSQNGKYVTYAVTNPAGQARFRDINAGSYRITAWFVGYDTFVDSIIINKEHSTYKIALHSLGTQKEVVVVGEREPTSSTINPMTANQVYESETFHAPPTVRMTNVIQENLMGAARAPTGEVHVRGQHGEFTYYVDGIPVPLGVFGGLNEVVDPKVIDRATFITGGFPAEYGGQIAAIIDLNNKVPTGTFHLDASTYAGSYLTLNGTKSFSPGTPGTSASAGDTLGSRVGPFRALNSNGQDLSISDHLGKLGFFLSGSRQETDRRIDPPTPDIFNDHGFDYFLYGKFDYILSDNEYLTANLNLGKTNTQVPYDSVEGIAKDIQQTSNSFQTLSYYNTLNSEIDQESNLFIGAYAREGELIYTPGSIDPPNFQFAGDTVDNYLLSEDRTFTTVGMRTTFDKRLAHEFMYKVGLNFSATSGKEDYSSKDSAQNPGPNSNTNFNGSDFGVFGEVEYHPVEWTSFELGARYDQHIAPDAPLQHQLSPRIRWNFLIDENNTAYLYYGKLFMPTNIEGLKTIALNVSNTLVPTLPERDDFYEAVYTHGFDFGLRSKLAYFYKHATPGVDDETVGSSAIKTPVNIEDVYTQGIELGLTYSLPETPFSGFMNGALTHAYGTGLLSGGFLPFDTDGDGTDLDHDQRLSITTGVNYQPRDWFCNLVGIYGSGLSNGNPDAVFKTGLFDFNTNAHTTPSWIFNIAVGHTIHLEGGSSLEPSLYVTNLLDHQHLIKGAYFSGASWEEPRNVVLRISYHM, translated from the coding sequence ATGCGTTCCATTCTTGTCTTTATAGCATTCTTGATCAGTGCAAACTGGCTTTTTGGCCAGACCGGTCTGCAACCGGAAAAGGGAGCGGGGGATCAGAACTCTCAGCCTGGCGGAAAAATCTTTGCGAGACCGGTCCAGATTCTCTCTTCCGAAGAAAATGGCATGCCTGCGGCTGGAATCCTAAGCCCAGAAAAACCGAGGAATGATGCCGATGAGCCCCCGGCTGACGAAGGCCGGATGCAATTCCGGGTTTCGGTCAATGACGCCGATGGGAACGCCCCTATTGAGCTTGCGCGCGTTGCGCTATCACAAAACGGAAAATATGTTACCTACGCCGTGACAAATCCTGCTGGTCAGGCTCGGTTTCGCGATATCAATGCGGGCAGCTACCGTATCACTGCCTGGTTTGTCGGTTATGACACGTTCGTTGATTCGATCATCATTAACAAAGAACACAGCACTTACAAGATTGCGCTGCATTCGTTGGGAACCCAAAAGGAAGTTGTTGTCGTTGGAGAGCGGGAACCGACCTCATCGACGATCAACCCGATGACCGCGAATCAGGTATATGAATCGGAGACGTTTCACGCTCCGCCTACGGTCCGGATGACAAACGTCATCCAGGAAAATCTCATGGGTGCGGCTCGAGCTCCTACCGGAGAAGTTCATGTGCGCGGACAACACGGCGAGTTTACATATTATGTTGACGGCATTCCGGTTCCGCTGGGAGTCTTTGGAGGGTTGAACGAAGTTGTCGATCCTAAGGTAATTGACCGAGCAACTTTTATCACCGGCGGTTTTCCTGCAGAATACGGCGGACAAATTGCAGCAATCATAGACCTCAATAATAAGGTTCCAACGGGCACATTCCACCTCGACGCTTCGACGTACGCGGGCAGTTATCTGACACTCAACGGGACAAAGTCTTTTTCACCTGGCACACCAGGGACATCTGCGTCGGCTGGAGATACCCTCGGCAGCAGAGTCGGTCCGTTTCGGGCTCTGAATTCAAACGGACAGGATCTCTCTATTAGCGACCACCTCGGAAAGCTGGGCTTTTTCCTTTCGGGTTCACGACAGGAGACTGACCGACGTATCGATCCGCCCACCCCGGATATTTTTAACGACCATGGGTTCGATTATTTCCTCTACGGAAAATTCGACTATATCCTCAGCGACAACGAATATCTGACTGCCAACCTGAATCTTGGAAAAACCAACACACAGGTTCCCTACGACTCCGTCGAAGGGATCGCCAAAGATATACAACAGACGTCGAATTCATTCCAGACCTTATCGTATTACAATACGCTGAATTCTGAAATCGATCAGGAATCAAACCTTTTTATCGGAGCTTATGCACGGGAAGGTGAGCTCATTTACACGCCGGGATCGATCGACCCGCCGAATTTCCAGTTTGCGGGAGACACTGTTGACAATTACTTGCTTTCCGAAGACAGGACCTTCACGACGGTCGGCATGAGAACCACCTTCGACAAGCGACTGGCGCACGAGTTCATGTACAAAGTTGGTCTCAATTTCTCAGCCACAAGCGGTAAAGAGGATTATTCTTCAAAAGACTCAGCCCAAAATCCCGGCCCCAACTCCAACACAAATTTCAATGGATCCGATTTTGGAGTATTCGGCGAGGTTGAATATCACCCCGTTGAATGGACATCGTTTGAACTCGGCGCACGCTATGACCAGCACATAGCCCCCGATGCCCCGCTCCAGCACCAACTCAGTCCCCGAATCCGATGGAATTTCCTCATCGATGAAAACAATACCGCATACTTGTATTACGGTAAACTATTCATGCCGACGAATATCGAAGGACTAAAAACCATCGCTCTCAATGTCAGCAACACGCTTGTTCCGACCTTGCCGGAGAGGGATGATTTTTATGAAGCCGTCTATACGCACGGATTCGATTTCGGACTCCGCAGCAAGCTGGCCTACTTCTACAAACATGCGACGCCTGGAGTTGACGATGAAACTGTCGGCAGCAGCGCCATCAAGACTCCGGTCAATATCGAAGATGTGTACACACAGGGAATTGAGCTCGGACTCACTTACAGTCTCCCTGAGACTCCTTTTTCGGGATTCATGAACGGAGCACTTACGCATGCGTATGGAACGGGGCTTCTCAGCGGCGGGTTTTTGCCGTTTGACACCGATGGGGACGGAACGGACCTCGACCATGATCAGAGGCTTTCCATTACGACGGGCGTCAACTATCAACCACGAGATTGGTTCTGTAATCTTGTTGGGATTTATGGGTCGGGTCTTTCCAACGGGAACCCAGACGCTGTTTTCAAAACCGGTCTCTTCGATTTCAATACGAATGCACATACAACTCCATCGTGGATCTTCAATATCGCTGTCGGCCATACAATTCACCTTGAGGGAGGTTCTTCGCTTGAGCCGTCACTCTACGTGACGAACCTGCTGGATCACCAGCACTTGATCAAAGGCGCATATTTCAGCGGAGCTAGCTGGGAAGAACCCCGAAACGTGGTGTTGAGAATCTCTTATCACATGTAA
- the lysA gene encoding diaminopimelate decarboxylase, with product MADHFRYEHQEMLCEDVRIADIVKKVGTPSYIYSKASFLESFREFDTAFAGIDHLVCYSLKANSNLNVCRIFYDAGSGIDCNSGGEFYRALKAGVDPRRIVFTGVGKTEEEIGMVLKHPVIMLKAESVQELQRINAIAGSLNVKAPVGIRVNPDVDPKTHPYISTGLSENKFGIDSARALEAFELAASLPNLRVTGIDMHIGSQITIAGPFVEACKKLAELAASLKRRGISISHFDVGGGLGISYNGDPSTTPQELAKQLLPILKNVGCRILFEPGRYLAAKAGILATRVLYTKQNRDKNFIVVDAAMNDLLRPSLYKAFHEIRPVVKKNSGSIVADVVGPVCESGDFLAQGREVQKSEQDDLLAVMSAGAYSFVMSSNYNQRRRAPEVIVDGSNFYVVRERETYEDLVAKEHLVEKLLTRI from the coding sequence TTGGCCGATCATTTCAGATACGAACATCAGGAGATGCTTTGCGAAGACGTCAGGATCGCCGACATCGTCAAAAAGGTCGGCACCCCCTCGTACATTTACAGCAAGGCCTCCTTTCTTGAATCGTTCCGCGAATTCGATACTGCTTTCGCTGGCATCGACCATCTTGTCTGCTATTCCCTCAAAGCAAATTCAAACTTGAACGTCTGCCGCATTTTTTATGATGCGGGAAGCGGCATCGACTGCAACTCCGGCGGGGAATTCTACCGGGCGCTGAAGGCCGGAGTCGATCCGCGCCGGATCGTCTTCACGGGCGTGGGAAAAACAGAAGAAGAGATCGGCATGGTTCTGAAACATCCGGTCATCATGCTCAAAGCCGAATCTGTCCAGGAGCTGCAGCGGATCAACGCCATCGCCGGGTCCCTGAACGTGAAAGCTCCTGTCGGCATTCGCGTCAATCCCGACGTCGACCCGAAAACACATCCATACATCTCCACAGGATTGTCCGAAAACAAGTTCGGCATCGATTCGGCGCGGGCCCTCGAAGCGTTCGAGCTTGCGGCATCGCTGCCGAATCTCCGGGTGACGGGTATTGACATGCATATCGGCTCTCAGATCACGATCGCCGGTCCGTTCGTCGAGGCGTGCAAGAAGTTGGCCGAACTCGCGGCATCGTTGAAACGCCGCGGAATCTCGATCAGCCATTTCGACGTCGGCGGAGGCCTTGGCATTTCATACAACGGCGACCCGAGCACGACGCCGCAGGAGTTGGCGAAGCAGCTCCTCCCGATCCTTAAAAATGTCGGGTGCAGGATTCTGTTCGAACCGGGAAGATATCTCGCTGCCAAAGCCGGAATTCTCGCAACAAGAGTACTCTACACAAAACAAAACAGGGATAAAAATTTCATCGTTGTTGACGCTGCGATGAACGATCTGCTTCGTCCAAGCCTCTATAAGGCGTTCCATGAGATCAGGCCCGTCGTGAAAAAAAATTCAGGGTCGATCGTTGCCGATGTCGTCGGACCTGTCTGCGAGTCGGGAGATTTCCTGGCGCAGGGGCGCGAAGTCCAAAAAAGCGAGCAGGACGACCTGCTGGCTGTTATGTCCGCGGGAGCCTACTCGTTCGTGATGAGCTCGAACTACAATCAGCGGCGGCGCGCGCCGGAAGTCATTGTCGACGGGAGTAATTTCTATGTCGTCCGGGAGCGGGAGACCTACGAAGACCTGGTTGCAAAAGAGCACCTGGTCGAGAAATTGCTGACCCGCATTTGA
- the lysC gene encoding lysine-sensitive aspartokinase 3 has protein sequence MIVMKFGGTSVEDAAAIKNVTEIVRKEIPRHPVVIVSACAGITNQLLKTASLASKGKKDEALQNVAAIEGRHKNIAKELFDADTAKFLFKHLSAFAEELAALVNGVVILGELTPRTVDMFASYGERMSSFIIHHYFEARKMRSFLVDARSFMMTDDQFTKALPLFDAVERKLQEIVRPKVENNYVVLTQGFIGSTHAGITTTIGRGGSDYTAAIVGSLLDAEDIQIWTDVDGILTSDPSVVKDAKKIKVMSFNEAAELAYFGARVLHPETILPAVKKDIPVYVLNSKRPESTGTLIIATPKVGKECVVKSIAYKEGITLISIVSTRMFLAHGFLENVFDVFHKYETVVHTVATSEVSVSVTIDNVTNLGPILQELKAFATVSVSDRKALVCVVGEQLKHSPGVAAKVLGSITDVNVNMISQGASEINISFVVDEEQVDEVVRRLHKQFFSDVTHLTEIFE, from the coding sequence ATGATCGTCATGAAATTTGGGGGCACCTCGGTTGAGGATGCTGCCGCAATTAAAAACGTCACAGAAATTGTCCGGAAGGAAATTCCGCGCCACCCTGTCGTGATCGTGTCGGCATGCGCGGGGATCACGAATCAACTGCTGAAAACGGCTTCGCTCGCTTCGAAAGGAAAAAAAGACGAAGCCCTGCAGAACGTGGCGGCGATCGAGGGACGGCACAAGAACATCGCCAAAGAACTGTTCGATGCCGACACCGCAAAATTTCTTTTCAAGCACCTCTCGGCCTTTGCCGAAGAACTCGCCGCGCTCGTCAACGGCGTGGTGATCCTCGGCGAGCTGACTCCCCGTACGGTGGATATGTTCGCCTCATACGGCGAACGGATGTCGTCGTTCATCATTCATCATTACTTTGAAGCGCGCAAGATGAGGTCGTTCCTCGTCGACGCCCGCTCGTTCATGATGACGGACGACCAATTCACCAAAGCGCTCCCCCTTTTCGATGCCGTCGAGCGGAAATTGCAGGAGATCGTCAGGCCGAAGGTCGAAAACAACTACGTCGTCCTCACCCAAGGGTTCATCGGTTCGACGCACGCCGGCATTACGACGACGATCGGGAGGGGCGGCTCCGACTATACCGCCGCCATCGTCGGTTCGCTCCTTGACGCCGAGGATATTCAGATCTGGACCGACGTCGACGGTATTCTCACCTCCGACCCGAGCGTCGTGAAGGACGCCAAGAAGATCAAGGTGATGTCCTTTAACGAAGCGGCCGAACTCGCCTATTTCGGCGCGCGCGTGCTGCATCCGGAAACGATCCTGCCGGCCGTGAAGAAAGACATTCCGGTGTACGTCTTGAACTCAAAGCGCCCCGAGTCGACCGGAACGCTCATCATCGCGACGCCGAAAGTAGGAAAAGAGTGCGTCGTCAAATCCATCGCGTACAAGGAAGGCATCACGCTCATCAGCATCGTCTCGACGAGGATGTTCCTTGCGCACGGTTTTCTGGAGAACGTGTTCGACGTTTTCCACAAATACGAGACCGTCGTTCATACCGTTGCCACGTCGGAGGTCAGCGTCTCCGTCACCATCGACAACGTCACGAACCTTGGCCCGATCCTGCAGGAGCTGAAAGCGTTTGCGACCGTCAGCGTGAGCGACCGAAAAGCGCTCGTGTGCGTCGTCGGGGAACAATTGAAACATAGTCCCGGAGTCGCCGCAAAGGTCCTCGGTTCGATCACCGACGTCAACGTGAACATGATCTCCCAGGGAGCGTCGGAGATCAACATCAGCTTCGTCGTGGACGAAGAGCAGGTCGACGAAGTCGTGCGGCGGCTTCACAAGCAATTTTTTTCGGACGTCACGCATTTAACGGAAATTTTCGAATAG